One genomic segment of Pirellulales bacterium includes these proteins:
- a CDS encoding glycosyltransferase family 4 protein, with protein MRRPDKLLIVAHSPLRGGAEYCLDTTLRNLDRNNFDATVVFPFEGPMSHAAREYGYDVRATPLCHWLYFDKDAWYWKNLLGRSWANVLRLRRLIREVRADVVYTNTSAIFEAAVAARLAGVPHVWHVHEVLAEGNRMQQLLPLPVMKRLIYRLSDRIVFESHSARRVFETSTPADKSVVVYNSLRLTDEIANCKLQIANCKSDENAAANPKSKIQNPKSDCPHLASPEGRGIFGLEADDRVIGFVGQFIDRKNPLLLLRALAKVREVPRLKCLFAGEGPLEGAMRAAIGRLCLGDICRIVGFQSDVAPVMRAIDILVLSSRQESFGLVLVEAASQGKPAIACQCQGPGEIIVDGETGLLVPQDDENAMARAIERMFADDGVRRRMGDAGRRRAYEEFCPVKNTRKLEQVFIEVIEASRRGRRERRSPLAPREESLRSPLAPQAESLRSPLAPQADGAGGWASQPVSSERISASTRDSSH; from the coding sequence ATGCGACGGCCTGACAAGTTGCTGATCGTGGCCCATTCGCCTTTGCGGGGCGGGGCCGAATACTGTCTTGATACGACGTTGCGCAATCTCGACCGGAACAACTTCGACGCCACGGTGGTTTTTCCGTTCGAGGGGCCGATGAGCCACGCGGCACGCGAATACGGTTACGACGTGCGTGCGACGCCGCTTTGCCATTGGCTGTACTTCGACAAAGACGCATGGTACTGGAAGAATTTGTTAGGGCGATCTTGGGCCAACGTGCTCCGGTTGCGGCGATTGATTCGCGAAGTCCGGGCTGACGTGGTCTACACCAATACGAGTGCGATCTTCGAAGCGGCGGTGGCGGCCAGGTTGGCCGGCGTGCCGCACGTCTGGCACGTCCACGAGGTGCTGGCCGAGGGCAACCGCATGCAACAGCTTTTGCCGCTGCCGGTGATGAAGCGATTGATTTACCGACTATCGGACCGGATCGTGTTTGAATCGCACTCGGCGCGCCGCGTGTTCGAAACTTCGACGCCCGCCGATAAATCGGTGGTGGTTTACAATAGCCTTCGGCTGACGGACGAGATTGCAAATTGCAAATTGCAAATTGCAAATTGCAAATCGGACGAGAATGCTGCCGCGAATCCAAAATCCAAAATCCAAAATCCAAAATCCGACTGCCCTCACCTAGCCTCTCCCGAGGGGAGAGGGATTTTTGGCCTGGAGGCTGATGATCGCGTGATTGGTTTTGTGGGGCAGTTCATCGACCGCAAGAACCCGCTGCTGCTGCTCCGCGCGTTGGCGAAAGTGCGGGAAGTGCCGCGGCTTAAGTGCCTGTTTGCCGGAGAAGGACCGTTGGAAGGCGCGATGCGGGCAGCGATCGGCCGGTTGTGCCTGGGTGATATTTGCCGGATTGTCGGCTTTCAATCCGATGTGGCGCCGGTGATGCGAGCGATTGACATCTTGGTGCTCTCGTCGCGGCAGGAATCGTTCGGACTGGTGTTGGTTGAGGCGGCCAGCCAGGGCAAGCCGGCCATCGCCTGCCAGTGCCAAGGCCCTGGGGAGATCATTGTCGATGGGGAGACGGGCTTACTCGTGCCGCAGGACGACGAGAACGCGATGGCGCGCGCGATCGAACGGATGTTCGCGGATGACGGCGTGCGGCGGCGGATGGGCGACGCGGGCAGGCGGCGGGCGTACGAGGAGTTTTGCCCGGTGAAAAACACGCGGAAGCTGGAGCAGGTGTTTATCGAGGTAATTGAAGCGTCGCGGCGAGGCCGGCGTGAGCGCCGTAGCCCTCTCGCTCCGCGCGAGGAAAGCCTTCGTAGCCCGCTTGCTCCGCAAGCGGAAAGCCTTCGTAGCCCGCTTGCTCCGCAAGCGGATGGCGCGGGAGGATGGGCTTCCCAGCCCGTCTCGTCAGAACGTATCTCCGCTTCGACGAGGGATAGTAGCCACTGA
- a CDS encoding sulfotransferase gives MPVDRQLSARPIFIVGAPRSGTTLMRSILDAHPEIFCPAWETGLFVHFDEMLNGDLLKVMRVEGPHFPLSRADVIDWVRRSAEDMMGLFAAKAGKPRWAEKTPAHVYNMRLITEAFPECQFIHMIRDGYEVVRSLQNMPWAPRQIHWSTSRWTSSIAAGRECGAELGVARYVEVRYEDLTKRAEPTLRKVCEFLDEPFAEQMLAFDRAENNSWGATQKPLQDKPVNKHRDLGPMERLVFRLKGGRLQRELGYGR, from the coding sequence ATGCCCGTTGACCGGCAACTTTCCGCGCGGCCGATCTTCATCGTGGGGGCTCCGCGGTCTGGCACCACGCTCATGCGGTCGATTCTCGACGCGCACCCTGAGATCTTTTGCCCGGCTTGGGAGACGGGATTGTTCGTGCATTTCGACGAGATGCTCAATGGCGACCTGCTGAAGGTGATGCGTGTGGAAGGCCCACACTTTCCTTTATCGCGGGCCGACGTGATCGACTGGGTTCGTCGCTCGGCGGAAGACATGATGGGATTGTTTGCCGCCAAGGCAGGCAAGCCGCGCTGGGCTGAGAAGACACCTGCACACGTCTACAACATGCGGCTCATTACCGAGGCGTTTCCCGAGTGTCAGTTTATTCACATGATTCGCGACGGCTACGAAGTCGTGCGGTCGCTGCAGAACATGCCCTGGGCGCCGCGGCAGATCCACTGGAGCACGAGCCGCTGGACGAGCAGCATTGCAGCGGGGCGCGAGTGCGGCGCGGAGTTGGGCGTCGCGCGATACGTTGAAGTGCGGTACGAAGACCTTACCAAGCGCGCCGAGCCGACCTTGCGGAAGGTCTGCGAATTTCTTGACGAGCCGTTCGCCGAGCAAATGCTGGCCTTCGATCGCGCCGAGAACAACTCCTGGGGAGCCACGCAAAAGCCGCTGCAAGACAAGCCCGTGAACAAGCACCGGGATCTGGGACCGATGGAACGGCTGGTGTTCCGCCTCAAAGGCGGCAGGCTGCAGCGCGAATTAGGGTACGGTCGGTGA
- a CDS encoding G8 domain-containing protein: MFPKKRFPKKRFPKKELRLEQLELRCTPTVVCNANPTYAAECAYLGNLIPQSAISDTAVKSGNWSDPATWGGRVPGNGDNVWIPNGIAVTVDGQEPGALRSVLDNGLLQFATNVNTSLLVDTIVVGTEDANGIPRGELDIGTLANPIQPGVTAKLTFADTGTLTQAWPNDPEQLARGLISMNTVSIVGATVTPYDTAYNTNVGSTSITLGSVPTGWKAGDTLLLPGTSPTANQDEQIKIQAINGDTVTLASPLQFTHSTVPGQNVYVADEARNVIFQSQNTTDYERFGHVMFMHTDQEVVENADFCNLGRTNKSLPLGATNPDGTKNVVGRYAVHFHRDYWPTMSENDPPILVSGNFEMGSPGWGYDNHSSNVDMEDNVAFDNNGAGFVTEAGNEIGTFNANLAVRTTGVANGTDYFVNTSRNNINDFGFTGSGFWMQSPSVSLINNIALDDTTGFQFLNQGLDYAGSLGQITAWNGQNTESVPLAGFSGNIAAESTDGVELFLHLPITMPLAPGTQSVINDFTAWDVTVGVNVGQWAGSIAIRNSSLAAVPGFISKSVGVNISSYAGSVNAFNDQVVGFALGANSPAAGIDNTVSGGYWDDLTGFEITQQSSTTSSNRSLSYSGVAFGPDARLQYQWDSQRTYESTDPNTDFVPQQVYINGVEAYFANQGGNDVPFPTSDANIPDALIGLTNTQLMRQYGLAMEGEIGSSQSQAAPFWYGLNPYKSQVKVSSPTYTVSYYTPEGVVTEATPITLQPGWNLLTRIVDGMPHSWLVGYDAPVGPPAPQNSVGSSQVVGGVTSAFTLTQSTSGSTLEVTGTSSQGATQACITIIDAGVTWYVGVAGNGLYIEKNGAVLKTLAINTSATYSFSLTLDTSADTLGVVINGVQYL; encoded by the coding sequence ATGTTCCCCAAAAAACGGTTCCCCAAAAAACGGTTCCCCAAAAAAGAATTGCGTCTCGAGCAATTGGAACTGCGTTGCACGCCCACGGTGGTCTGCAATGCCAATCCGACGTACGCCGCCGAGTGTGCCTATCTCGGCAATTTGATTCCACAAAGCGCCATCTCCGACACCGCCGTGAAATCCGGCAACTGGAGCGACCCGGCGACTTGGGGCGGCCGAGTGCCCGGCAACGGCGACAACGTCTGGATTCCCAATGGCATCGCCGTCACCGTCGACGGCCAAGAGCCCGGCGCGCTGCGATCGGTCCTCGATAACGGACTGCTGCAATTCGCCACCAACGTCAACACCAGTCTCTTGGTCGACACCATCGTGGTTGGAACGGAAGACGCCAACGGTATTCCCCGCGGCGAGCTCGATATCGGCACGCTCGCCAACCCCATTCAACCCGGCGTGACGGCCAAGCTGACCTTTGCCGATACGGGAACGTTGACGCAAGCCTGGCCAAACGACCCGGAACAGTTGGCCCGCGGCCTGATCTCCATGAATACGGTCTCGATCGTCGGAGCCACCGTCACACCCTACGATACAGCGTACAACACGAACGTCGGCAGCACGTCCATCACGCTGGGCTCGGTTCCGACGGGGTGGAAAGCCGGCGATACGCTGCTCCTTCCGGGCACGTCGCCCACCGCCAACCAAGACGAGCAGATCAAGATTCAAGCCATCAACGGCGACACGGTCACGCTGGCCAGCCCCTTGCAGTTTACGCACTCCACTGTCCCTGGCCAGAACGTGTACGTAGCCGACGAGGCGCGGAACGTGATTTTCCAGAGCCAGAACACCACCGATTACGAACGCTTTGGTCATGTGATGTTCATGCACACCGACCAGGAGGTCGTTGAAAACGCCGACTTCTGTAACCTTGGCCGCACGAACAAATCATTGCCCTTGGGAGCGACCAATCCCGACGGCACCAAAAACGTGGTCGGTCGTTATGCCGTACACTTCCATCGAGACTACTGGCCCACCATGTCCGAGAACGATCCACCGATTCTCGTCAGCGGCAACTTCGAAATGGGCAGCCCCGGCTGGGGCTACGACAACCACTCGTCGAACGTAGACATGGAAGACAATGTAGCGTTTGACAACAACGGCGCCGGCTTCGTGACCGAGGCCGGCAACGAGATTGGCACGTTCAACGCCAATTTAGCCGTGCGAACGACAGGCGTGGCCAATGGGACTGACTACTTCGTAAACACATCTCGGAACAACATCAACGACTTTGGCTTCACGGGCAGTGGCTTCTGGATGCAATCGCCAAGCGTCTCACTGATCAATAACATCGCCTTGGACGATACGACTGGTTTTCAGTTTCTCAACCAGGGCCTCGACTATGCCGGAAGTTTAGGGCAAATTACCGCCTGGAACGGCCAAAACACGGAAAGCGTTCCCTTGGCAGGTTTTTCAGGCAACATCGCCGCTGAATCGACTGACGGCGTTGAATTGTTTCTGCATTTGCCAATCACGATGCCGCTTGCACCTGGAACCCAGTCGGTCATCAACGACTTCACAGCCTGGGACGTCACGGTAGGAGTCAACGTTGGCCAGTGGGCCGGGAGTATAGCCATCCGAAACTCATCGTTGGCTGCTGTACCAGGATTCATCTCCAAGTCAGTCGGCGTAAACATCAGCAGCTATGCCGGGAGCGTTAATGCATTCAACGATCAGGTCGTTGGGTTTGCATTAGGCGCTAATTCACCGGCCGCCGGGATCGACAATACCGTTAGCGGCGGCTACTGGGATGATCTCACGGGATTTGAGATCACCCAACAGTCGTCAACCACGTCATCCAACCGGAGTCTGTCTTATTCCGGTGTAGCTTTTGGTCCTGACGCTCGGTTGCAATACCAATGGGATTCGCAACGCACCTATGAGAGCACCGACCCGAACACGGATTTTGTGCCGCAGCAGGTCTACATCAACGGGGTAGAAGCGTACTTTGCTAACCAAGGCGGGAACGATGTGCCGTTTCCCACGTCCGATGCCAATATTCCCGACGCCCTGATCGGTTTGACGAACACCCAGTTGATGCGACAGTACGGGCTGGCGATGGAGGGTGAGATCGGCAGCTCACAGTCGCAAGCGGCGCCGTTCTGGTACGGATTAAACCCCTACAAAAGCCAAGTCAAGGTCTCGTCGCCAACCTACACGGTGTCGTACTACACGCCGGAAGGAGTGGTTACGGAGGCAACGCCGATCACGCTCCAGCCTGGTTGGAACCTGCTGACGCGAATCGTCGATGGCATGCCTCATTCCTGGCTCGTCGGATACGACGCGCCGGTCGGTCCGCCCGCTCCGCAAAACAGCGTCGGCAGTTCCCAGGTCGTTGGCGGCGTAACGTCGGCTTTCACGCTTACCCAGTCGACTTCGGGCTCGACGCTTGAGGTCACAGGCACGTCGTCACAGGGCGCCACGCAAGCATGCATCACGATTATCGACGCCGGGGTGACCTGGTACGTGGGCGTTGCTGGGAACGGGCTGTATATCGAAAAAAACGGCGCGGTGTTGAAGACTCTAGCCATCAACACCAGTGCGACGTACTCCTTCAGCCTTACGCTTGATACGAGTGCCGACACACTCGGTGTCGTCATCAATGGTGTTCAGTATCTGTAG
- a CDS encoding acyltransferase has protein sequence MKLSLKRLADLIATALVLPAWLAYQVGALAIGKQQAFAGWSQAMSLLPGLSGVYLRRAFYKLTLPQCGDGACVTFGTVISHPTARIGCNVYVGAFCVLGDVTLEDDVLLGSHVSIINGGGQHGIDRLGIPVREQRGSFPRVTIGQDTWIGDRALVMADVGEHCVVAAGAVVTKPVADYAIVAGVPARPISSRARGELGDPEANRAAQPTTSRVAEEVA, from the coding sequence TTGAAATTGTCTCTCAAACGTCTGGCCGACCTGATCGCCACCGCGCTGGTCTTGCCGGCCTGGCTGGCTTACCAAGTCGGCGCTTTGGCCATCGGCAAACAACAGGCATTTGCCGGTTGGTCGCAGGCGATGAGTTTGTTGCCTGGACTAAGCGGCGTCTATTTGCGAAGGGCATTTTACAAACTGACGCTGCCGCAGTGCGGCGACGGGGCCTGCGTCACCTTTGGCACGGTCATCTCACATCCGACTGCGCGCATCGGCTGCAATGTTTATGTCGGCGCCTTTTGCGTGTTGGGCGACGTAACCTTGGAAGACGACGTGCTGTTAGGCTCGCACGTCTCGATCATCAACGGCGGTGGGCAGCATGGCATCGACCGGCTCGGTATTCCGGTTCGCGAGCAACGGGGCAGCTTTCCGCGAGTGACAATCGGCCAAGACACGTGGATTGGCGACCGGGCCCTAGTGATGGCCGACGTCGGGGAACATTGCGTCGTGGCCGCCGGCGCCGTGGTGACGAAGCCGGTGGCCGATTACGCCATCGTCGCTGGCGTGCCGGCCAGGCCGATATCGAGCCGCGCGCGGGGCGAACTCGGCGACCCCGAGGCCAACCGGGCGGCCCAGCCGACGACTTCACGCGTTGCAGAGGAAGTAGCTTGA
- a CDS encoding SGNH/GDSL hydrolase family protein gives MSLRITSVYIWVAVLLACAELALQYRAHQRGWDAPLFRTAAASAATAREKPAQENPAQEKPVRYGPTADFPFRSQIVARERSADTLRLWVASASHAEDIYLGVEETFPAQTGRLLNTIAAGGHWQVLNASRAGNVIATNKADLSKLAREWRPNVVLLYQMSMEIVALSREHLGANRPTRKAHADTGPVEPRHESALERAAAETTTYSTLKANITPWIASQRVHAEDIGQAAEQDFDRRVRDFVKAVRDVGASPVLCTFGTSHSQDDAGRLPWPVRQFMLRYNRYLSPAGWTRAIARFNAALRQIAEEEGVPLVDCERAMTGQARYFRDFVHFTPEGHRRVAELLSEKILELSADSRIPHPGPYGSPLAPREENPEAEGPGVSGRWSVASGQLLEGHVQNPKSKIENPKSRDGLGRPSSGAGGHE, from the coding sequence ATGAGTCTTCGCATCACGAGCGTTTACATCTGGGTGGCGGTCTTGCTGGCCTGCGCGGAGTTGGCGCTGCAGTACCGCGCCCATCAGCGCGGTTGGGACGCGCCGCTGTTCCGCACGGCGGCCGCTTCGGCCGCCACCGCGCGGGAAAAACCGGCCCAGGAAAATCCCGCCCAGGAAAAACCGGTCCGGTATGGTCCGACGGCAGACTTCCCCTTCCGCAGTCAAATCGTCGCTCGAGAGCGCAGCGCGGATACACTGCGGCTATGGGTGGCGTCGGCCTCGCATGCCGAAGATATTTACCTGGGCGTCGAAGAGACATTTCCCGCTCAGACTGGTCGGTTGTTGAACACAATCGCCGCGGGAGGCCACTGGCAAGTGCTCAACGCCAGCCGGGCGGGCAACGTTATCGCCACCAACAAGGCCGACTTGTCGAAGCTCGCTCGCGAGTGGCGGCCCAACGTCGTGCTGCTCTATCAGATGTCGATGGAAATCGTGGCTTTGTCACGGGAGCATCTCGGTGCCAACCGGCCGACGCGAAAAGCGCACGCCGACACGGGCCCGGTTGAACCGAGGCACGAAAGCGCGCTGGAAAGAGCGGCCGCCGAGACGACAACGTATTCCACGCTGAAAGCAAATATCACGCCATGGATCGCCAGCCAACGGGTACACGCGGAAGATATCGGCCAGGCCGCCGAGCAGGATTTCGACCGGCGCGTGCGCGACTTCGTGAAGGCGGTGCGGGACGTGGGGGCGTCGCCCGTGCTCTGCACGTTCGGCACCAGCCACAGTCAAGACGACGCCGGGCGCTTGCCGTGGCCGGTGCGGCAGTTCATGTTGCGCTACAACCGCTATCTTTCGCCGGCGGGCTGGACGCGCGCGATCGCGCGGTTCAACGCCGCCCTTCGCCAGATTGCCGAGGAAGAAGGCGTGCCGCTGGTCGATTGCGAACGGGCGATGACGGGGCAGGCGCGATACTTTCGAGACTTTGTTCACTTCACGCCAGAAGGGCATCGGCGAGTCGCGGAACTGTTGAGCGAGAAGATATTGGAGCTGTCAGCCGATTCGAGAATCCCTCACCCTGGCCCGTATGGTAGCCCTCTCGCTCCGCGAGAGGAAAACCCGGAGGCAGAGGGGCCGGGGGTCAGTGGTCGGTGGTCGGTGGCGAGCGGTCAGTTGCTCGAGGGCCACGTCCAGAATCCAAAATCCAAAATCGAAAATCCAAAATCCCGTGACGGCCTGGGAAGGCCATCCTCCGGCGCGGGAGGGCACGAATGA
- a CDS encoding glycosyltransferase family 4 protein — protein MKVGIYQSYWGEVGGGQRYLAAVAEVLARSHDVEIVHHCDEFDPLATGQAMDVDLAAIAFRYIEPAERTTPQSRNPWMRLREEAEWCAEVSQPYDLFINCGNTVPFFCHAPRGVLITFFPETSCDQFHGRATKAWRRRSLAHRFVARAFHGVEWRRRFAGYQQVMTCSEYSRRWLGQLWSVKADVLYPPLRRGLSPKEKEPLILSVARFDGGRHKRQDLLVEAFKRLCDAGVAGWRLELVGSVARNDAARTFVDSLRRSAENYPVDIQADLSADELRLRLERAAMFWHAMGYGVDRKHEPGRLEHFGMVATEAMATGCVPLLFDGGGLPESVCDGRHGFLWQDASELVAKTRRLIDDAELRSRLSAASIGRAADFSQEKFEERLREVLSPVLRFPRVRRAAERLANATA, from the coding sequence GTGAAAGTCGGAATTTACCAGAGCTACTGGGGCGAGGTGGGCGGCGGCCAGCGCTATCTGGCCGCCGTGGCCGAAGTGCTCGCGCGCAGCCACGACGTGGAGATCGTGCATCACTGCGACGAGTTCGATCCGTTGGCGACGGGCCAGGCGATGGACGTCGATCTGGCGGCGATCGCCTTCCGCTATATCGAACCAGCGGAGCGGACAACACCGCAGAGTCGAAATCCGTGGATGCGGCTGCGCGAGGAGGCCGAGTGGTGCGCCGAGGTCAGCCAGCCCTACGACCTGTTCATCAACTGTGGCAATACCGTGCCGTTCTTCTGCCACGCCCCGCGGGGCGTCTTGATCACCTTCTTCCCGGAAACAAGCTGCGACCAGTTTCATGGGCGAGCGACGAAGGCCTGGCGCCGAAGGTCCCTGGCGCACAGGTTCGTCGCGCGGGCCTTTCACGGCGTTGAATGGCGTCGGCGGTTTGCGGGCTACCAGCAGGTGATGACCTGTTCGGAATACTCGCGGCGCTGGTTGGGGCAACTCTGGTCCGTCAAGGCCGACGTACTCTACCCGCCGCTGCGGCGGGGCTTATCGCCAAAAGAGAAAGAGCCGCTGATTCTTTCCGTCGCGCGGTTTGACGGCGGCCGGCACAAGCGGCAGGACCTGCTCGTCGAGGCGTTCAAACGGCTCTGCGACGCGGGCGTCGCCGGCTGGCGCCTGGAACTTGTCGGCTCCGTGGCAAGAAACGATGCGGCGCGAACGTTTGTCGACTCGCTGCGCCGCTCGGCCGAGAACTATCCCGTCGACATCCAAGCCGACCTGTCCGCCGACGAATTGCGGCTGAGGCTCGAGCGCGCGGCCATGTTCTGGCACGCGATGGGTTACGGCGTGGACCGCAAGCACGAACCCGGTCGCCTGGAGCATTTCGGCATGGTGGCGACCGAGGCCATGGCCACCGGCTGCGTGCCCCTGCTGTTCGACGGCGGCGGTTTGCCCGAAAGCGTGTGCGATGGTCGCCACGGATTCCTATGGCAGGACGCCTCCGAGCTCGTCGCAAAAACGCGACGGCTGATCGACGACGCCGAGTTGCGGTCTCGCCTGAGCGCGGCGTCGATCGGACGCGCCGCCGACTTTTCGCAAGAAAAATTCGAGGAGCGGTTGCGCGAGGTGTTGTCGCCGGTGTTGCGATTTCCGCGGGTCCGACGCGCCGCGGAGCGCTTGGCGAATGCGACGGCCTGA
- a CDS encoding MBOAT family protein, with product MNFNSAEFMVFLTVVLAAYAAVFRSARLRDVVLLCASYFFYMSWNWKYAGLIAASTVVDYWISLRLHAEQRPRLRKGLLTVSVCMNLGILAVFKYYNFFIDLAGGATELFGTDISWLRHKFLLPIGISFYTFETLTYTVDVYKRVIAPERNLMKFALYLTFFPHLVAGPIVRAADFLPQLHRTPPVSVDRFQSGMFLAFQGLFKKVILADLLAGLAVDAVFADPLRFSSFDLLMALYGYAFQIYNDFSGYTDIARGVSKMFGFELPENFNRPYLAENVRDFWGRWHISLSTWLRDYLYIPLGGSRGTAARVRANLMITMLLGGLWHGAALNFLFWGGYHGALLCLAHAMPKRAAAATPAGRLANRFVCFHLIVAGWLLFRIGTWAGLVDYVQGLASFSGGSALSPLFYTVLMLSAVCHLAPQVWSPAFTGWWVRRPAFVQAVAYAGLILVFCGSSLGTPSFIYFQF from the coding sequence ATGAACTTCAATTCGGCGGAGTTCATGGTGTTTCTCACGGTGGTGCTGGCGGCCTACGCCGCGGTCTTCCGCAGCGCCCGGCTGCGCGACGTGGTGCTGCTGTGCGCCAGCTACTTCTTCTACATGTCGTGGAACTGGAAGTACGCCGGGCTGATCGCGGCCTCGACGGTGGTCGATTACTGGATCAGCCTGCGGCTGCACGCCGAACAGCGGCCGCGCCTGCGGAAGGGGCTGTTGACGGTCAGCGTGTGCATGAACCTGGGCATCCTGGCCGTCTTCAAATACTACAATTTCTTCATCGACCTGGCGGGCGGGGCCACGGAGTTGTTCGGCACCGACATAAGTTGGCTGCGGCACAAGTTTCTGCTGCCGATCGGCATTTCGTTTTACACGTTCGAGACGCTCACCTACACGGTCGACGTTTATAAACGGGTGATCGCCCCCGAACGCAATTTGATGAAGTTCGCGCTCTACCTGACGTTCTTTCCGCACCTCGTGGCCGGGCCGATCGTGCGAGCGGCCGATTTTTTGCCGCAGTTGCATCGCACGCCGCCCGTCTCCGTCGATCGCTTCCAAAGCGGTATGTTTCTCGCCTTCCAGGGCTTGTTCAAGAAGGTGATTCTGGCCGACCTGCTGGCGGGGCTTGCGGTCGACGCAGTTTTTGCCGACCCGTTGCGGTTTTCGTCGTTCGATCTGCTGATGGCGCTCTATGGCTACGCGTTCCAGATCTACAACGACTTTTCGGGCTACACCGACATCGCCCGCGGCGTCTCGAAAATGTTCGGCTTCGAGCTGCCGGAGAATTTCAATCGCCCCTACTTGGCGGAGAACGTGCGCGACTTCTGGGGCCGGTGGCACATCTCGTTGTCGACGTGGCTGCGCGACTACTTGTACATCCCGCTGGGCGGCAGCCGTGGTACGGCGGCGCGCGTGCGGGCCAACTTGATGATCACGATGCTGTTGGGCGGCCTGTGGCACGGGGCGGCGCTCAACTTTCTGTTCTGGGGCGGTTATCACGGCGCGCTGCTCTGCCTGGCACACGCGATGCCGAAACGGGCCGCCGCGGCGACTCCGGCGGGCCGACTGGCGAACCGGTTCGTCTGCTTTCACTTGATCGTGGCGGGCTGGCTCTTGTTCCGGATCGGCACTTGGGCAGGGTTGGTCGACTACGTGCAAGGGTTGGCGTCGTTTTCGGGCGGCAGCGCGCTGAGTCCGCTGTTCTATACCGTGCTGATGCTCTCCGCAGTGTGTCATCTCGCGCCGCAGGTTTGGTCGCCGGCGTTCACGGGTTGGTGGGTGCGGCGTCCGGCGTTCGTGCAGGCGGTCGCCTATGCGGGGCTGATTCTTGTTTTTTGCGGCAGCAGTCTGGGTACGCCGTCGTTCATCTACTTTCAGTTCTAG
- a CDS encoding glycosyltransferase yields the protein MNTKKLVSVVMPVFNGQAFLAQAVESVLAQTYQPIELIAVDDGSTDASADILAGFGSRIRVIRQPNAGVSAARNAGIEQARGELIAFLDQDDWWQPEKVARQVELFQTDDRIGLVHTAVACYDEALQREVGPQDPTARPEDMVGDCHESLLLGNPLVNSSAIVRRSALDGVGGLDLQIRGNTVQDYDLWLRMARRYRFAYLPDRLTVFRLHGKQGHRDRRAMLGDELALLLRERRENEWRVSSAGRRRLADLHDSLATAHFEAGDASEARRHFRTAMRIEPSRRRVGRFGASCLPYAAVSRMRRAWHWMKATPSPQFQAATVSTRPHPSPLPEGEGIAERHGVRSLQT from the coding sequence ATGAATACCAAGAAACTTGTCAGCGTGGTCATGCCCGTGTTCAACGGCCAGGCGTTTCTGGCCCAGGCCGTCGAGAGCGTGCTGGCACAGACCTACCAACCGATCGAATTGATCGCGGTCGACGATGGCTCGACCGACGCCTCGGCCGACATCTTGGCAGGTTTTGGATCACGGATTCGCGTTATTCGCCAGCCGAACGCTGGCGTGTCGGCGGCGCGGAACGCGGGCATCGAGCAGGCGCGAGGCGAGCTGATCGCCTTTCTCGATCAGGACGACTGGTGGCAGCCGGAGAAAGTGGCGCGGCAGGTGGAGCTGTTTCAGACCGACGATCGGATCGGCCTGGTCCATACGGCGGTTGCCTGCTACGACGAGGCGCTCCAGCGCGAAGTAGGTCCGCAAGATCCGACTGCCCGCCCCGAAGACATGGTTGGCGACTGCCATGAATCGCTGCTGTTGGGCAATCCATTGGTGAACTCGAGCGCCATCGTCCGGCGATCGGCCCTCGACGGCGTGGGCGGACTGGACTTACAGATTCGTGGCAACACGGTGCAAGACTACGACCTTTGGCTGAGGATGGCGAGGCGTTACCGCTTCGCGTATCTGCCCGACCGGCTGACCGTTTTTCGGCTGCACGGCAAGCAGGGGCACCGCGACCGGCGGGCGATGCTCGGCGACGAGCTGGCCCTCCTCTTGCGAGAGCGGCGCGAAAACGAGTGGCGAGTGTCGAGTGCTGGCCGTCGGCGGTTGGCGGACCTGCACGATTCGCTGGCGACAGCTCATTTCGAGGCGGGAGACGCTTCGGAAGCACGGCGGCACTTCCGCACCGCGATGCGGATTGAACCGTCGCGCCGGCGCGTGGGTCGCTTCGGAGCGAGCTGCCTGCCGTATGCGGCGGTGTCGCGGATGCGAAGAGCGTGGCACTGGATGAAGGCAACCCCAAGTCCCCAATTCCAAGCCGCGACAGTTTCCACCCGCCCTCACCCTAGCCCTCTCCCGGAGGGAGAGGGGATCGCAGAACGGCACGGAGTCCGATCCCTACAGACGTGA